Proteins from one Corynebacterium epidermidicanis genomic window:
- a CDS encoding bifunctional uroporphyrinogen-III C-methyltransferase/uroporphyrinogen-III synthase → MAQQADQHENVSDQTTGTVIFVGAGPGNPDLLTIRAREVLATTARAVVDAAVLRGVRDVVGQDLPVPAEKQKAFDDAYEQLCAEAKANGARRRPPKPPGPTAGELFDVEPGGPAAVVKQLSEFVATGQDVIRLVAGNPLSNDAVLQEISAVAAAGLEFHVVPGMSLPATVPSFAGIALGSTYTETDVTSGEVDWQQLAQAPQPLVLQAEAGDLHTISAELLTHGLRADLPATVTVNGTTRLQRTYDTTLGTLGKIDGELPGRIVVTLGKAVDSRSKYSWWENRSLYGWRVLVPRAKEQAGPMSTRLALHGAIPQEVPTISVEPPRNPAQMERAVKGIVEGRYQWVALTSVNAVRALWAKVTEFGLDARSFAGVHIACVGHKTAEAVRELGITPELLPAASAQNAAGLVEVFPEYDAELDPVGRVLLPRADIATDVLVDGLIGLGWEVDDIVAYRTVRAAPPSAEVRDMIKTGGFDAVCFTSSSTVTNLVGIAGKPHQRTIIACIGPMAAATAKELGLRVDVVPEVAGVTELVDALAEHVAGLRASGQLPPPRKKRRARRGTAKAAETGVASNAVAGPAAEDSN, encoded by the coding sequence ATGGCCCAACAGGCTGATCAACACGAGAATGTATCCGACCAGACCACCGGCACGGTGATCTTCGTCGGTGCCGGCCCCGGCAACCCCGATTTGTTGACCATCCGGGCCAGGGAAGTCTTAGCCACCACGGCTCGCGCAGTCGTTGATGCTGCGGTCTTGCGCGGCGTCCGAGACGTCGTAGGCCAGGACCTACCCGTTCCCGCCGAAAAGCAAAAGGCATTCGACGATGCCTACGAGCAGCTCTGCGCGGAGGCGAAGGCCAACGGCGCGCGCCGTCGGCCCCCAAAGCCACCAGGGCCCACCGCAGGTGAGCTTTTCGACGTCGAGCCGGGCGGGCCAGCAGCCGTCGTCAAGCAGCTGTCTGAGTTTGTTGCAACCGGCCAGGATGTCATCCGCCTGGTAGCAGGTAATCCGCTTTCCAACGATGCAGTGCTGCAGGAGATCTCTGCCGTGGCTGCCGCTGGCCTGGAGTTTCATGTCGTGCCCGGTATGTCCTTGCCAGCGACGGTGCCCTCGTTTGCTGGTATCGCCCTCGGGTCGACGTACACCGAAACGGATGTCACCAGCGGTGAGGTGGATTGGCAACAGCTCGCTCAGGCTCCGCAACCACTAGTTTTGCAAGCTGAAGCTGGCGATTTGCACACGATTTCGGCCGAGCTGCTCACCCATGGGCTGCGCGCTGACCTGCCTGCGACCGTAACGGTCAACGGCACCACCCGCTTGCAGCGCACCTATGACACCACCTTGGGGACCCTCGGCAAGATCGACGGCGAATTGCCAGGTCGGATCGTCGTGACGTTGGGCAAGGCCGTCGATTCCCGTTCCAAGTACTCCTGGTGGGAAAATCGTTCGCTCTATGGCTGGCGAGTGCTGGTGCCACGCGCGAAGGAACAAGCTGGGCCGATGTCCACGCGCTTGGCCTTGCATGGCGCGATCCCGCAGGAAGTCCCAACGATTTCCGTGGAGCCGCCACGCAACCCAGCACAAATGGAACGCGCGGTGAAGGGCATCGTGGAAGGACGCTACCAGTGGGTAGCGTTGACCAGCGTTAACGCTGTTCGGGCCCTGTGGGCGAAGGTGACGGAATTTGGGCTGGATGCGCGTTCCTTCGCTGGAGTGCATATCGCCTGCGTGGGGCATAAGACTGCGGAGGCGGTTCGCGAGCTCGGCATTACGCCGGAGCTGCTGCCGGCCGCTTCGGCGCAAAATGCCGCGGGCTTGGTGGAAGTTTTCCCTGAGTATGATGCGGAACTCGACCCGGTTGGGCGAGTGCTGCTTCCTCGGGCGGACATTGCTACTGATGTCTTGGTGGACGGCCTGATCGGCTTGGGTTGGGAAGTAGATGACATTGTCGCCTACCGCACGGTACGCGCAGCTCCACCATCGGCCGAGGTCCGCGACATGATCAAGACCGGCGGGTTTGATGCGGTGTGCTTCACCTCCTCATCAACGGTGACCAATCTTGTAGGGATTGCCGGAAAGCCGCATCAACGCACCATCATCGCCTGCATTGGCCCGATGGCAGCTGCTACCGCGAAGGAACTTGGGCTTAGGGTGGACGTGGTGCCGGAGGTAGCTGGCGTCACCGAGCTGGTCGACGCACTCGCGGAACACGTAGCCGGTCTGCGGGCCAGCGGGCAGTTGCCACCGCCTCGGAAGAAGCGTCGTGCTCGTCGCGGGACGGCAAAGGCAGCCGAAACCGGCGTAGCATCGAACGCTGTGGCAGGGCCTGCTGCCGAGGACAGCAACTAG
- the hemC gene encoding hydroxymethylbilane synthase — protein MLKIGTRGSKLATTQAGHIRDALIAAGYDAELTIITTPGDINMSPVERIGVGVFTQALREAMERGECDIAVHSFKDLPTAADPRFHLVVPERAHPMDVLIARDGLTLAELPEGARVGTSAPRRVSQLRAKRPDLDIQPLRGNIDTRMGKVTTGELDAVILAAAGLARIDQLGRATDIFDPAEFLPAPAQGALAVECRAGDSAVVEAIDTLADQDATAAAQAERMVLSTLEAGCTAPVAAYASVADGHIHLLAGVFALDGSEVLREEITGPVGEAASLGAELARVLLSRGAGDLVARA, from the coding sequence ATGCTAAAAATCGGTACGCGCGGCTCAAAGCTCGCTACAACCCAAGCCGGCCACATCCGGGATGCGCTGATCGCAGCTGGCTACGATGCCGAGCTGACGATCATCACCACGCCGGGCGACATCAACATGTCCCCCGTAGAGCGGATCGGAGTCGGCGTGTTTACCCAAGCGCTGCGTGAGGCAATGGAACGCGGTGAATGTGACATTGCCGTGCACTCCTTCAAGGATCTCCCGACTGCCGCTGATCCGCGCTTCCACCTCGTGGTACCCGAGCGCGCGCACCCGATGGACGTGCTCATCGCCCGGGACGGGTTGACCCTCGCCGAGCTGCCCGAAGGGGCCCGCGTGGGCACCTCGGCGCCGCGACGGGTTTCTCAACTGCGGGCGAAGCGCCCTGACCTAGATATTCAACCGCTGCGTGGCAACATCGATACCCGCATGGGGAAGGTGACCACCGGCGAACTAGACGCGGTGATTCTGGCGGCAGCTGGGCTCGCACGCATCGACCAGCTAGGTCGCGCGACGGATATCTTCGATCCGGCGGAGTTCCTCCCGGCGCCTGCACAAGGCGCGTTGGCAGTGGAATGCAGAGCCGGAGACAGTGCTGTGGTCGAGGCGATCGATACTCTCGCTGACCAGGATGCCACCGCGGCTGCACAAGCTGAACGCATGGTGCTTTCCACACTCGAGGCTGGCTGCACAGCCCCGGTGGCGGCCTACGCCAGTGTCGCCGATGGGCACATTCACCTGCTAGCGGGTGTTTTTGCGCTTGACGGTAGCGAAGTGCTCCGTGAGGAGATCACTGGCCCCGTTGGGGAAGCTGCCTCCCTGGGCGCTGAGCTAGCCCGCGTATTGCTATCCCGCGGGGCCGGCGATCTGGTGGCTAGGGCTTAG